From Simkaniaceae bacterium, a single genomic window includes:
- a CDS encoding MFS transporter, giving the protein MFALLLVNDVLMMNGFALALNKSYQKILSLAASTIALSMMLFDSATFPIIIPTLQNDLGFSMFQVQWLINSFFLSTAVLVIVFGKLADIIGRRTAFCIGLALFALANLGFGFSSDFKIMLVARIVQGIAAAMLGPTSISIIFDAFPSKERGRAMGIGAGFSSLFMSVGPFLGAILIEFHSWRVIFLLFSPLAAIGILLALLVVPENKKKFEKIDFLSFVYIVLGISAIVIALMQFKVWKGGANFKALIGVGLFFTIALYRRNRKQDDPFIDFSLFKNRYFSIGLFVSFLTWVLMTNPIFWSIFLQKSLHYTPVETASYMVISTLPVMLFAPASGLMYDKMGAQTPILLGFMSILISVFVLILFTLYYSILCLVVAFCCFGIGTSLILTPISNLCLSKIAPHKRGLASGIYNTMRFLGSSFGVAVIGYIGYHCRISNYLRTIEQNASQLPPMSFKHAYTLIQHHPETIDPTALATLKVAVNGASFAGFSAINIFNGFIVICALLLTLVYLKDYRENS; this is encoded by the coding sequence ATGTTTGCTCTATTGTTGGTTAACGATGTCTTAATGATGAACGGGTTTGCTTTAGCTCTTAATAAGAGCTATCAAAAAATACTTTCTTTAGCTGCTTCAACAATAGCACTCTCAATGATGCTTTTTGACTCAGCGACCTTTCCCATTATCATTCCGACGCTGCAAAATGATCTTGGATTCTCAATGTTTCAAGTTCAATGGTTGATCAATTCCTTTTTCTTGTCGACAGCCGTTCTCGTGATTGTTTTTGGAAAACTTGCCGATATTATTGGGAGGCGGACAGCTTTTTGTATTGGTTTAGCGCTATTTGCTCTTGCTAATTTGGGGTTTGGATTTTCATCAGATTTTAAGATTATGTTGGTTGCGAGGATTGTGCAGGGAATTGCAGCTGCAATGCTTGGGCCAACGAGTATTTCAATTATTTTTGATGCATTCCCGTCTAAAGAGAGGGGCAGGGCAATGGGCATCGGAGCCGGTTTCAGCTCGCTCTTTATGTCCGTGGGACCTTTTTTAGGTGCTATTTTAATTGAATTTCATAGTTGGCGTGTCATTTTTTTATTGTTTTCTCCCCTAGCTGCTATCGGGATTCTATTGGCATTATTAGTCGTTCCTGAAAATAAGAAGAAGTTTGAAAAAATCGATTTTCTTTCATTCGTCTATATTGTTTTAGGTATTTCCGCTATTGTCATTGCCCTAATGCAGTTTAAAGTGTGGAAGGGGGGGGCTAATTTTAAAGCACTGATTGGGGTTGGTTTATTTTTCACTATTGCTCTTTATCGGAGAAATCGAAAGCAGGATGATCCGTTTATCGACTTTTCTCTCTTTAAAAATCGTTATTTCTCCATCGGTCTTTTTGTCTCATTTTTGACATGGGTATTGATGACAAATCCCATTTTCTGGTCAATTTTTTTACAAAAGTCCCTCCATTACACTCCGGTAGAAACGGCTTCATATATGGTCATATCCACCCTTCCTGTGATGCTGTTTGCACCGGCTTCAGGGTTGATGTATGATAAAATGGGCGCGCAAACTCCTATATTATTGGGGTTCATGAGTATTTTGATTTCAGTCTTTGTTTTGATTCTATTCACTCTCTATTATTCTATTTTATGCCTTGTTGTGGCGTTTTGTTGTTTTGGAATTGGAACATCTCTGATTTTGACTCCTATTAGCAATTTGTGTTTATCAAAAATTGCCCCTCATAAAAGGGGGCTTGCTTCGGGAATCTATAATACGATGCGGTTTTTAGGTTCTTCTTTTGGGGTCGCAGTGATTGGGTATATTGGATACCACTGCAGAATTAGCAATTATTTAAGAACGATTGAGCAGAATGCATCTCAATTGCCGCCAATGAGTTTTAAACATGCTTATACATTGATTCAACACCATCCGGAAACAATTGATCCTACAGCGCTTGCCACCTTAAAGGTGGCGGTCAATGGGGCATCTTTTGCGGGGTTCTCAGCCATTAATATTTTTAACGGCTTTATCGTCATATGTGCTCTTTTATTGACTTTAGTTTATTTGAAAGACTATAGAGAAAATAGTTAA